Proteins found in one Marinitoga hydrogenitolerans DSM 16785 genomic segment:
- a CDS encoding ABC transporter permease: MKRIKKFIYFLLRDILIWKSYKTQAVLGILSGFLGLLQFGFMGRFIAQGNYFPMIEQYGGNILAYFISGSVFMSYTTLSLTTFKNVIRQEQVMGTIEYLLLSETPLWEVFIYTIFSRLIFTIINTGIVFIFLIYTFDVEIKMNIISSIILLVITMISLSGIGILSAGFIMLTKKGDPISWVYSFLSGMFSGIYYPIEILPKWLRGISYILPTTYAMDGLRKTLIKGYSLYEIKEDIIILIIMTAIILPIGIYWFKNSFDKARKYGTISQY; this comes from the coding sequence ATGAAAAGAATAAAAAAATTCATATATTTTCTGTTAAGGGATATATTAATATGGAAAAGCTATAAAACCCAGGCAGTGCTGGGGATACTCAGTGGATTCTTAGGATTATTACAATTTGGATTCATGGGGAGGTTCATAGCTCAGGGGAATTACTTTCCAATGATAGAACAGTATGGTGGAAACATCTTAGCGTATTTCATATCAGGAAGCGTATTCATGAGTTATACAACACTGTCCCTAACAACATTTAAAAATGTAATAAGGCAGGAGCAGGTAATGGGAACAATAGAATACCTGCTTCTGTCAGAAACGCCATTATGGGAAGTATTTATATACACAATATTTTCAAGATTAATATTTACAATAATAAACACAGGAATAGTGTTTATATTTTTAATATATACATTTGATGTAGAAATAAAAATGAACATAATATCATCAATAATATTATTGGTAATAACAATGATAAGTTTAAGTGGAATAGGAATATTAAGTGCTGGATTTATAATGCTAACTAAAAAAGGAGATCCAATAAGCTGGGTATATTCATTTTTAAGCGGAATGTTCTCTGGAATATACTATCCAATAGAAATATTACCAAAATGGTTAAGAGGAATATCATATATTTTACCAACAACATATGCAATGGATGGATTAAGAAAAACATTAATAAAAGGATATAGTTTATATGAAATAAAAGAAGATATAATAATTCTGATAATAATGACAGCAATAATATTACCAATAGGAATATATTGGTTTAAAAATAGTTTTGACAAAGCAAGAAAATATGGAACAATTTCACAATATTAA